Below is a genomic region from Rhodoligotrophos appendicifer.
TGGCCGCCGCCCGGTGGCCGCTTTGGCTTGGCGAAGGCGCCGCTCAGGGCGCTGATGCCCAAACTCAGGCCGATGCCGATCGCCGCCGAGATTCCATAGGAGACGATCGCAAACGCGGTCGTTCCCGCCGCAAGCCCGATCGCTCCAGCAATGGCAGCGCCGATGACAGGAGGCATCAGGGTACCCGAAACGCCTGGATCACGTGCGACCGTGGGACCCGGATGACTCCGGTCCGCGCCTTGGCAACGAACATGACACCCTCGCAGATTGCCGCCGCCTGCTCGTGCTCAACCTCGATCACACCGAGATCCCCGCGCTGGGCCATCGCCGGCGGCACCTCTTCGAACTCGGCCGCCAAGGCATGGACGATGGTGGCAAAGCCTCGGCGATGTAACGCACCCCGGGCACCACGAGCAGACTTGTACTTTCTGGCCGAAGCAAAGGGTTCATGGCCGGTCATCGCCTTCACGACATCCATTGCCATGCCCCAGCAATCGGAGACCGCCCATTCGAAGGGGCGGGCCTCATGGGACCGAATTGCATCGAATAGACGCTCAGGCCAGT
It encodes:
- a CDS encoding DUF6950 family protein, whose product is MRVLNWPERLFDAIRSHEARPFEWAVSDCWGMAMDVVKAMTGHEPFASARKYKSARGARGALHRRGFATIVHALAAEFEEVPPAMAQRGDLGVIEVEHEQAAAICEGVMFVAKARTGVIRVPRSHVIQAFRVP